A window of Zingiber officinale cultivar Zhangliang chromosome 5A, Zo_v1.1, whole genome shotgun sequence contains these coding sequences:
- the LOC121982193 gene encoding uncharacterized protein LOC121982193 encodes MESAEKEQSKITVPSSQASQQLPTNSQSAQSEMLPMFHTPLAVSWGQDWFSADRNLSQTGMPVPVPVILGSPQFFSMVNPVHIKQPYRSLTPLPTSVGVDQLTMPSRQISGVQSSINIRPSVPAKPASQASLSVNRRPTQAITPSKFQRVMPMNTASSLPSTNKRPAQLVSPKVQSESYGSVRSKLRESLAASLAMVSEPPIKQQIAEKSTSGDAPNGVTEVTTLVEETTEDNSFLDKSMPVNLISDGSAPMFEVQSEAVDASMKNATQSTVLIKSDLEEHQPKVVLSQEVGENNNSFVKDELLQGHGLCWASEMNIDVDYNSLHHGQKRLKMKNEPETANNETTAQKAENLAFRIESELFKLFAGVNKKYKEKGRSLLFNLKDRNNPELRERVLSGAITPERLCSMTIEELASKELSQWRLAKAEELAQMVVLPDDVDLRRLVKKTHKGEFQVEVEQVESFPVDAELGRSVPSKVPSKPSEVKTRKHSTPKTDALKASGSRSIARKDDSDSQNIHTDLEILGEKTDLMQELMVDEVKDPDSLPPIVSLDEFMQALDSEPPFENMSVDSLQEVPSSGIENLDCLESEKVPASGTMDAASDSLKTKSETSEAGSSVKHSSSQDTTQVDLVSSSATVNNPAKVNPEEIDKMCSVNDENLNPDADDIQSKSCPPEVALASDKIWEGSIQLNISSVATVIGFYRSGEKTSMQEWPSFFEIKGRVRLDAFEKFLKELPLSRTRAIMIVQFSWKEGSSESGRLSLIEISDSYATDNRVGFAEPAPGVEMYLCPPHSRMTDMVEKSLPKEQGGTLAIVADGLIGVVVWKRPHAAVSPRVSSHHKHGSSRKHLSTRKQQGDSSYTLSKSSLAQPSGSIQAATTTLPLADDESDVPPGFGPRDDDDLPEFDFAHGNSQSSKPVSSTGRPLAVAPVRPVEQIRQLIYKYGQSEHVKNSPIDVQPWNDNDEDDIPEWRPQNAHHHQQALPPSVPTPPQHPSQLHAYQQQPLQALQVNQQMLPLHTHIPLQQQQQQLLPLQMAALPTMATQQPFPQFAMMANPLNMMPRWQQPPMLSLGGVPVANMMQTPQFGTQANADVQMPNFGAVQNVMGWRPDVYGSRGA; translated from the exons ATGGAGTCTGCAGAGAAGGAGCAAAGTAAAATCACTGTGCCCTCTAGTCAGGCATCACAACAGTTGCCAACCAATAGTCAATCTGCACAGTCTGAGATGCTTCCAATGTTTCATACTCCATTGGCCGTTAGCTGGGGACAAGATTGGTTCTCTGCTGATAGAAACTTGTCACAGACAGGAATGCCAGTTCCTGTTCCTGTGATATTGGGGTCACCTCAGTTCTTTTCTATGGTCAATCCTGTTCACATCAAACAGCCGTACAGAAGCTTGACTCCATTGCCAACTTCTGTTGGTGTGGATCAATTAACAATGCCAAGTAGACAAATTTCAGGAGTACAATCGTCAATTAATATTCGACCATCAGTCCCTGCAAAGCCCGCATCACAGGCTTCATTGTCTGTAAATAGGAGGCCTACTCAGGCTATCACACCATCTAAATTTCAGCGTGTTATGCCTATGAATACGGCTTCATCTTTGCCATCGACAAATAAGCGTCCTGCACAGTTGGTTTCACCAAAAGTTCAATCTGAATCATATGGATCTGTAAGGTCAAAGCTACGTGAATCACTGGCGGCATCATTGGCTATGGTTTCTGAGCCCCCAATTAAACAGCAAATTGCAGAAAAGAGTACCAGTGGTGATGCTCCAAATGGAGTAACAGAAGTCACAACTCTAGTAGAAGAGACAACAGAAGATAATTCTTTTTTGGACAAATCTATGCCAGTGAATTTGATTTCTGATGGATCTGCTCCAATGTTTGAAGTTCAAAGTGAAGCAGTAGATGCATCCATGAAAAATGCAACTCAGAGCACTGTGCTAATAAAATCTGATCTTGAAGAACACCAACCGAAGGTTGTTTTGTCGCAAGAGGTAGgggaaaataataattcttttgttAAAGATGAACTTTTGCAAGGGCATGGGCTTTGCTGGGCATCTGAGATGAATATTGATGTTGATTATAATTCATTACATCATGGGCAAAAAAGGCTCAAAATGAAAAATGAACCAGAAACTGCAAATAATGAGACAACTGCTCAAAAAGCTGAAAATTTGGCATTTAGGATTGAATCAGAACTCTTTAAATTATTTGCTGGAGTTAACAAGAAATACAAAGAGAAAGGTAGGTCCTtactttttaatttaaaagaCCGCAACAATCCAGAGTTGAGGGAACGGGTATTGTCTGGCGCCATAACACCAGAGCGTCTTTGCTCAATGACTATTGAGGAACTTGCTTCAAAGGAACTTTCGCAATGGCGATTAGCCAAGGCAGAAGAGCTTGCACAGATGGTTGTATTGCCAGATGATGTCGATTTAAGGCGCTTGGTGAAGAAAACTCATAAAGGTGAATTTCAGGTTGAAGTTGAACAAGTAGAAAGCTTTCCTGTGGATGCTGAACTTGGGAGAAGTGTTCCCTCCAAAGTTCCTTCAAAACCGAGTGAAGTTAAAACAAGAAAACATTCTACTCCTAAAACTGATGCGCTTAAGGCATCTGGAAGTAGATCCATAGCTCGAAAGGATGATTCAGATAGCCAAAATATCCATACTGATTTAGAAATCCTTGGCGAAAAGACTGACCTTATGCAAGAATTGATGGTGGATGAAGTTAAGGATCCTGACTCGCTTCCTCCAATAGTGTCTCTTGATGAGTTCATGCAAGCCCTAGATTCTGAACCTCCGTTTGAGAATATGTCAGTGGATTCTTTACAGGAAGTTCCTAGTTCAGGCATTGAAAATTTGGACTGCTTAGAATCTGAGAAAGTACCTGCCTCAGGCACTATGGATGCTGCATCTGATAGCTTGAAGACAAAGTCAGAAACTTCAGAAGCTGGTTCTTCAGTCAAGCATAGTTCCTCACAAGATACCACACAAGTGGACTTGGTTTCTTCAAGTGCCACTGTTAATAATCCTGCTAAAGTCAACCCGGAGGAGATTGATAAAATGTGTTCAGTGAATGATGAAAACTTGAATCCTGATGCTGATGATATCCAGTCAAAGTCTTGCCCTCCTGAAGTTGCATTGGCAAGTGACAAAATTTGGGAAGGCTCAATTCAGTTGAATATTTCTTCAGTGGCAACAGTGATTGGCTTTTACAGAAG TGGTGAGAAAACATCCATGCAAGAGTGGCCTAGCTTTTTCGAGATAAAAGGGAGAGTGAGGCTAGATGCTTTTGAAAAATTCCTCAAGGAGTTGCCTTTATCTCGGACCCGGGCAATCATG ATCGTGCAGTTTTCTTGGAAGGAAGGATCATCTGAAAGCGGACGCCTTAGTCTTATTGAG ATAAGTGACTCCTACGCAACAGACAATAGAGTTGGATTTGCTGAGCCTGCACCAGGAGTCGAAATGTACCTTTGCCCGCCTCACTCAAGGATGACCGACATGGTAGAGAAGTCTCTGCCAAAGGAGCAGGGTGGCACGCTTGCAATCGTTGCTGATGGTCTCATTGGCGTGGTGGTGTGGAAAAGACCCCATGCGGCGGTGTCACCCAGGGTCTCCTCTCATCACAAGCATGGTAGCTCTAGAAAACACTTGAGCACTAGAAAACAGCAAGGCGATAGTTCTTATACTTTATCTAAATCCTCATTAGCCCAGCCCTCTGGCAGCATTCAAGCTGCCACAACGACCCTACCCTTGGCTGATGACGAATCTGATGTACCACCTGGTTTTGGCCCTAGGGATGATGATGACCTTCCTGAATTTGATTTTGCACACGGCAACTCGCAGTCTTCAAAACCTGTTTCCTCCACGGGTCGGCCCCTTGCAGTGGCCCCTGTCCGGCCGGTGGAACAAATTAGACAACTAATCTATAAGTACGGGCAAAGTGAACATGTTAAGAATTCTCCAATTGATGTACAACCTTGGAATGATAATGATGAGGATGATATTCCAGAATGGCGACCCCAAAATGCCCATCATCACCAACAAGCACTGCCGCCGTCAGTCCCCACTCCGCCACAACATCCTTCACAATTGCATGCTTATCAACAGCAACCTCTGCAGGCCCTGCAAGTAAACCAACAAATGTTGCCACTGCACACTCACATCCCattgcagcagcagcagcagcagctacTGCCTCTGCAAATGGCTGCCTTGCCAACAATGGCTACACAGCAACCTTTTCCTCAATTTGCCATGATGGCAAACCCCTTAAACATGATGCCAAGGTGGCAACAGCCTCCCATGCTGTCACTGGGCGGTGTTCCTGTGGCCAACATGATGCAGACCCCTCAATTCGGTACCCAGGCTAACGCAGATGTCCAAATGCCTAATTTCGGAGCCGTGCAAAATGTAATGGGGTGGAGGCCGGATGTTTATGGAAGTAGGGGTGCTTAA
- the LOC121982194 gene encoding protein FAR1-RELATED SEQUENCE 11-like isoform X2: MVIKKNVTTNSISWVVVNFSNVHNHELLDRDDLQYSPGYRYISAVDRERIISLAKGGCNVNLILRSLEMEKGVKIGELSFSEKDVKNFLQASMNINPENEGSELLKSCRMMKEKNPDFRFEFTSVEVNKLEHIVWSYVGSIRAYKAFGDVVLFDTSYYLHAYNRPVGVWFGIDNNGSATFFGCVILLDEKPESYRWALQAFLRLMEGRFPKTMLTDFHIQLKDAAMTELPHTKHAFSFSQILSKLPSWFSNSLDTQFEKFRSEFCRIRDLETPEEFEHHWHRLVSEFRLSTDKHITLLSVNRSYWAVPFLRSWFFGGLLANGVLSVRSIFKGFVNSQTRLKDFIEQVGVAVDFQNQACEEANARISQQNFQIKTCLPIEEHASTILTFYAFEIFQKEVMSSAQYAVFETSTDTYLVKHHAMSDGGHTVCCDPSNEEANCSCKGFECSGILCRHILRVLSLKNCFIIPEKYLIHRWRRESSLFHRSSGNNYRTQTLRSLASIIIQESSITKNRFEYVQWYFSRLLNHIREMPETNEVALDTEADASLNAIVDVVPARSVTRGRPRKLRTHQTAKGSQAMP, from the exons ATGGTGATAAAGAAGAATGTCACAACCAATTCAATCAGCTGGGTGGTTGTTAACTTTAGTAATGTGCATAACCATGAGCTGTTGGATAGGGATGATTTGCAATATTCACCTGGTTATCGATATATATCAGCAGTCGATCGTGAACGTATAATCTCTCTTGCAAAAGGTGGTTGCAATGTGAACCTTATATTGAGGTCTCTTGAAATGGAAAAGGGTGTTAAGATAGGTGAGTTAAGCTTCTCAGAGAAGGATGTAAAGAATTTCCTTCAAGCTTCAATGAACATTAATCCTGAAAATGAGGGTTCAGAACTTCTTAAGAGTTGCAGGATGATGAAGGAGAAGAATCCTGATTTTCGCTTTGAGTTCACTAGTGTTGAGGTTAATAAACTTGAACACATTGTTTGGTCATACGTTGGTTCTATTCGTGCATACAAGGCATTTGGAGATGTGGTGTTGTTTGACACATCATATTATCTACATGCTTACAACAGACCAGTCGGTGTTTGGTTCGGTATTGACAACAATGGCTCTGCCACATTCTTTGGTTGTGTTATCTTGCTAGATGAGAAACCAGAATCATACAGATGGGCCTTGCAG GCGTTTCTTCGCCTCATGGAAGGGAGATTTCCGAAAACAATGCTAACAGATTTTCATATTCAGCTGAAAGATGCTGCGATGACAGAATTACCGCACACTAAGCATGCATTTTCTTTTTCCCAGATTCTGTCTAAACTGCCTAGTTGGTTTTCTAACTCATTGGATACACAATTTGAGAAGTTTAGGTCTGAGTTCTGTAGAATACGTGATTTAGAGACTCCAGAGGAATTTGAGCATCACTGGCATCGGTTAGTTAGTGAATTTAGACTCAGCACAGATAAACATATCACCCTTCTCTCTGTTAACCGATCCTACTGGGCTGTACCTTTCTTGCGGAGTTGGTTTTTTGGCGGATTACTGGCAAACGGTGTTTTATCAGTTCGGTCAATCTTCAAAGGATTTGTGAACTCACAAACTCGGCTCAAAGATTTTATAGAGCAG GTCGGAGTTGCTGTTGATTTCCAAAATCAAGCTTGTGAAGAAGCTAACGCACGAATAAGCCAGCAGAATTTTCAGATCAAAACATGCTTGCCTATCGAAGAACATGCATCAACTATTCTAACATTCTACGCTTTCGAGATCTTTCAGAAAGAAGTCATGTCGTCGGCACAGTATGCAGTTTTTGAGACATCTACGGATACTTATCTAGTCAAGCACCACGCTATGTCTGATGGTGGGCATACCGTCTGCTGCGACCCATCTAACGAAGAGGCTAATTGCAGTTGCAAAGGTTTCGAGTGTTCTGGCATTCTATGTCGGCATATTCTCCGGGTTCTATCCCTGAAGAATTGCTTCATCATCCCTGAGAAATACTTGATTCATAGATGGCGGAGGGAAAGTTCATTGTTTCATAGGAGCAGCGGCAACAATTATCGCACCCAAACACTGCGGTCTCTTGCCTCTATAATTATTCAAGAATCTTCGATAACAAAAAATCGTTTTGAATACGTGCAGTGGTATTTTAGCCGGCTTCTCAACCATATAAGAGAAATGCCAGAAACTAACGAAGTTGCCTTAGATACGGAGGCGGATGCATCCCTCAATGCTATAGTGGATGTTGTTCCTGCAAGGTCAGTTACTAGAGGAAGGCCAAGAAAATTGAGGACGCACCAAACAGCCAAAGGATCGCAAGCAATGCCATAG